Proteins encoded within one genomic window of Salipaludibacillus agaradhaerens:
- a CDS encoding sensor histidine kinase — protein sequence MTILLVSIIFILLTVVLLQVKVARKKQAQLQYVQEKLKQILTEKTDEKLILQTDDITLKLLLIEMNRLLEYNQKVVAKYNRMEIAKRKMLSNISHDLKTPLTVVLGCMEIILGDANLSEKERKAHLEKVYRKSQEVLDLINKFFDLVKLESGDQDMPLLRLDVNELCRNNILSFYDILTSKGFDVDISIPEQSLYIFANEMALNRILQNLISNAIRYGSDGNIIGIEVRYDEEALFIDIWDQGKGIQAIDKDQVFERMFTLEDSRNKQYQGSGLGLTITKRLVEEMGGEISLSSIPFEKTTFTIQFRRVKY from the coding sequence ATGACTATTTTATTGGTTTCCATTATTTTTATTTTACTTACAGTTGTCTTATTACAGGTGAAAGTTGCTCGAAAAAAACAAGCTCAGCTTCAATATGTTCAAGAGAAACTAAAACAAATCCTTACAGAAAAAACAGATGAGAAGCTCATTTTACAAACAGATGATATCACTTTGAAGCTTCTATTAATTGAGATGAATCGTCTATTGGAATACAACCAAAAGGTTGTTGCTAAATATAACAGAATGGAAATAGCTAAGCGAAAAATGCTGTCAAATATATCGCATGATTTAAAGACGCCTCTAACTGTTGTGTTGGGCTGTATGGAGATTATACTGGGAGATGCAAACCTATCAGAAAAAGAAAGAAAAGCTCATCTTGAAAAAGTATATCGTAAATCTCAGGAAGTGTTAGATTTAATTAATAAATTTTTTGATTTAGTAAAATTAGAATCAGGTGATCAGGACATGCCCTTACTTCGCCTTGATGTAAACGAACTTTGCAGAAATAACATATTATCATTTTATGATATTTTAACATCAAAAGGGTTTGATGTAGATATTTCTATACCTGAACAATCCCTTTACATATTTGCCAATGAAATGGCGCTTAACAGAATCTTACAGAATCTTATTTCAAATGCAATTCGATATGGGAGTGATGGTAACATCATTGGTATCGAAGTTCGGTATGATGAGGAAGCCCTCTTCATTGACATTTGGGATCAAGGAAAAGGTATTCAAGCGATCGATAAGGATCAAGTATTTGAAAGAATGTTTACTCTTGAGGACTCTCGAAATAAACAGTACCAAGGGAGCGGTTTAGGATTGACCATTACTAAAAGATTAGTAGAAGAAATGGGAGGTGAAATTTCACTTTCCAGCATTCCATTTGAGAAAACAACATTCACGATCCAATTTAGACGAGTTAAATATTAA
- a CDS encoding VOC family protein, which produces MDAIAYLNFDGVAEQAIEFYSEALQATEVKKVNYKDFPQDPSYLLPENELNMIMESSIEFADGKIMMSDLLTSMRNVTGELVKGNNVWISLVNLDKQKLERYFNKLSVDGHVIMPLSNTPWSSCFGMLVDRFGVGWKFNCDADMFLDQVISNRHGN; this is translated from the coding sequence ATGGATGCTATTGCGTATTTGAATTTTGATGGGGTTGCCGAACAAGCGATTGAATTTTATTCGGAAGCTCTTCAGGCAACTGAAGTAAAAAAGGTGAATTATAAGGACTTTCCTCAAGATCCAAGCTACCTACTGCCCGAAAATGAATTGAATATGATTATGGAGTCTTCGATCGAATTCGCGGATGGGAAAATCATGATGTCGGATTTGCTGACTTCCATGAGGAACGTAACAGGTGAGTTAGTGAAAGGAAACAACGTATGGATTAGTTTAGTCAATCTGGATAAACAAAAATTGGAGAGGTACTTTAATAAACTGTCGGTTGATGGCCATGTAATTATGCCATTATCCAATACTCCCTGGTCCTCCTGCTTTGGAATGCTGGTGGATAGATTTGGGGTTGGCTGGAAGTTCAATTGTGATGCCGATATGTTTCTTGATCAAGTGATTTCCAACAGGCATGGAAATTGA
- a CDS encoding DJ-1/PfpI family protein yields the protein MSKKALLIIPPDRFNEDELFKPKEALEKAGVEVTIASTKTGEVIGDFEGKAISEKVFSNTPATDFDVISVIGGSGTIDHLWGNDELSTYLKKAHNDKMLVAGICAGSVSVVKAGLLKDREATCYPVDVQKNQLKENNVKYVEKHVIAHSDVITGDGPDGAEEFGKALVDAIN from the coding sequence ATGAGTAAAAAAGCACTTTTAATCATACCACCCGACAGGTTTAATGAAGATGAATTATTTAAACCAAAAGAGGCACTTGAAAAAGCAGGAGTTGAAGTAACAATTGCAAGCACAAAAACTGGAGAGGTTATTGGTGATTTTGAAGGAAAAGCAATTTCCGAAAAGGTCTTCTCCAACACTCCAGCAACCGACTTTGACGTTATTTCTGTCATTGGTGGTTCTGGTACCATTGATCATCTATGGGGTAACGATGAATTATCCACGTATTTAAAGAAAGCACACAATGATAAAATGCTTGTTGCTGGAATTTGTGCTGGTTCAGTCTCTGTTGTGAAAGCTGGGTTACTTAAAGATAGAGAAGCAACTTGCTACCCTGTTGATGTACAAAAAAACCAATTGAAAGAAAACAATGTAAAGTATGTTGAGAAACATGTTATTGCACATAGTGATGTTATCACAGGTGACGGACCAGATGGCGCTGAGGAATTTGGAAAAGCACTAGTTGATGCAATAAACTAA
- a CDS encoding ABC transporter ATP-binding protein, producing MPYILQTHHLTKAFQGKEVVSNVNMNVKRGEIYGFLGPNGAGKTTIMKMLMNLVKPTSGEINMFGQRVTNQSYELLKRIGCIIEYPVFYDKLTAKENLDLHCEYMGYYDKKAIDQALDLVNLKNIDNKAVRDFSLGMKQRLGVARAIITKPELLILDEPINGLDPVGIKGLRSLFQMLSKEYGITLLVSSHILGEIELIADTVGVISEGQLVEEVSMKNIKEKNTNYIEISTNDSKKAALVLEDSLNISNYKIIDQSIIRIYESHISQNEVSKSLILQDLFINSINVKKYSLEDYFVALINGGDKNA from the coding sequence GTGCCATACATTTTACAAACCCACCACTTAACAAAAGCATTTCAAGGTAAGGAAGTCGTATCAAATGTCAATATGAATGTAAAAAGAGGAGAAATTTACGGGTTTCTTGGTCCAAATGGAGCAGGGAAAACAACGATTATGAAAATGCTTATGAATTTAGTAAAGCCTACAAGTGGAGAAATAAATATGTTTGGTCAGCGAGTAACAAATCAATCGTATGAGTTATTGAAACGAATTGGTTGTATTATTGAGTATCCCGTATTTTACGATAAGCTTACCGCAAAAGAGAATTTAGATTTACATTGTGAATATATGGGCTATTACGATAAAAAAGCAATTGATCAAGCTTTAGATTTAGTGAATTTAAAAAACATTGATAATAAAGCAGTAAGAGATTTTTCTCTCGGAATGAAGCAGAGGTTAGGGGTTGCTCGAGCAATTATCACAAAGCCTGAACTACTCATACTAGACGAGCCTATAAATGGACTAGATCCTGTTGGAATCAAGGGGTTACGGAGCCTATTTCAAATGCTATCAAAAGAATACGGGATAACGTTGCTTGTATCAAGTCATATCCTAGGAGAAATAGAATTGATTGCTGATACTGTTGGTGTTATTAGTGAGGGGCAATTAGTTGAAGAAGTATCAATGAAAAACATTAAAGAGAAAAATACAAATTATATTGAGATCAGTACGAACGATAGTAAAAAAGCTGCTCTTGTTCTAGAGGATTCTTTGAATATCTCAAACTACAAAATTATTGACCAATCAATAATTAGAATATATGAGTCACATATTTCTCAGAATGAAGTTTCAAAATCATTGATTTTGCAGGACCTCTTCATTAACTCGATCAATGTCAAAAAGTATTCCTTAGAAGACTACTTTGTAGCCTTAATTAATGGCGGTGACAAAAATGCTTAA
- a CDS encoding YdeI/OmpD-associated family protein — protein sequence MEIEKLLPAKSKKDLRIWLQENAKIERSCWVLVCMRPIPEERVLYLDAVEEALCFGWIDGVKKKMSETELAQRLSPRSKKSAWTELNKERVRRLEKLGLMTDEGRRVLPDLDPRSFRIDEVIEQQIKEDQRVHDHFRAFPNLYKRVRIDTIQSAKNQPELFRSRLDKFITNTRENKMYGQWNDFGRLLDY from the coding sequence ATGGAAATTGAAAAGTTGCTGCCAGCCAAGTCGAAAAAAGATCTTAGGATTTGGCTGCAGGAAAATGCTAAGATTGAAAGGTCATGCTGGGTCTTGGTTTGTATGAGGCCAATTCCCGAGGAGAGGGTGTTATATTTGGACGCTGTCGAGGAAGCACTGTGCTTTGGATGGATCGATGGCGTTAAAAAGAAAATGTCTGAAACAGAGTTGGCTCAGAGGCTTTCTCCTAGGAGCAAAAAGAGTGCATGGACGGAATTGAACAAAGAACGTGTCCGCCGTCTTGAAAAATTAGGATTGATGACAGATGAAGGAAGGAGGGTTTTGCCTGATTTGGATCCGCGATCATTTAGAATAGATGAAGTGATCGAGCAGCAGATAAAAGAGGATCAGCGAGTACATGATCATTTCAGGGCGTTTCCGAATCTTTATAAAAGGGTTCGGATCGACACGATACAAAGCGCAAAGAATCAACCGGAATTGTTTAGGAGTAGATTAGACAAATTCATAACGAACACAAGAGAAAATAAAATGTACGGTCAATGGAATGATTTTGGACGTTTGCTCGATTATTAA
- a CDS encoding HAD family hydrolase, which translates to MKAIIFDFDGTLADTLPICFDAFQNVFKKFDDKDLSSKEIKAMFGPSETGIIKENLSNSNKDQAIELYYEKYAEHHHALVEPNDEINELIKYLKGKGLKLGIVTGKAKRSLDISLQALQMENMFDVIITGDDIIKPKPDPEGVNKALSLLDVKNKEAMFIGDSDADIHAGVKANVLTIGVQWLPNYQTSAFSIEPHLSFKSVSEFTKFVTG; encoded by the coding sequence ATTAAGGCTATTATTTTCGATTTTGACGGAACTTTAGCGGATACCTTACCAATTTGTTTTGATGCTTTTCAGAATGTTTTTAAAAAATTTGATGATAAAGACCTTTCTTCAAAGGAAATTAAAGCGATGTTCGGGCCGTCTGAAACAGGGATTATAAAGGAGAATCTATCAAATAGTAATAAAGACCAGGCTATCGAATTGTACTATGAAAAATACGCAGAACATCATCACGCATTAGTTGAGCCTAATGATGAGATTAATGAGTTAATAAAGTACTTAAAAGGCAAAGGGTTAAAATTAGGCATCGTGACGGGAAAAGCAAAAAGGAGTTTGGATATTTCCTTACAGGCACTTCAAATGGAAAATATGTTTGATGTTATTATAACAGGTGATGATATTATTAAGCCGAAACCTGACCCTGAAGGGGTAAATAAGGCATTATCGCTACTAGACGTAAAAAATAAAGAAGCTATGTTTATTGGCGATAGTGATGCAGATATACACGCAGGCGTTAAAGCCAATGTTCTTACAATAGGTGTTCAATGGTTACCAAATTATCAAACATCGGCATTTTCAATAGAGCCTCACTTATCGTTTAAAAGTGTTTCTGAGTTTACTAAATTTGTGACTGGGTAG
- a CDS encoding CGNR zinc finger domain-containing protein: MSNTNLYMMVGERLCMDFINTVSWRENAEKRRDWFTSYAKLVDWCIHAEVLTEQQAKALLLKAEEEPSEACDVLKQAIEMREVMYRIFKSISKKTSPHPQDLERFNESVSHFYQTLQVIHEKNHYTLKFKHTEKNFETMLPPIVQSAVNLLVSKNDLERVKQCEGGPCGWLFFDSSRNRSRRWCSMADCGNRAKARRFYKKEK; the protein is encoded by the coding sequence ATGTCGAATACGAACCTTTATATGATGGTCGGAGAACGTTTGTGTATGGATTTCATCAATACCGTCAGTTGGCGGGAAAATGCTGAGAAAAGGCGGGATTGGTTTACGAGTTACGCCAAATTGGTCGACTGGTGCATCCATGCTGAAGTCTTGACCGAACAACAAGCAAAAGCTCTTCTTTTAAAAGCGGAGGAGGAACCGTCTGAAGCTTGTGATGTTCTGAAACAGGCAATCGAAATGCGGGAAGTCATGTATCGAATTTTCAAGTCCATTTCAAAGAAAACATCTCCACACCCGCAAGATCTGGAACGTTTCAATGAATCTGTGAGCCACTTCTATCAAACTTTGCAAGTAATTCATGAAAAGAATCATTACACTTTGAAGTTCAAGCATACCGAGAAAAACTTTGAAACTATGCTCCCTCCCATTGTGCAATCTGCTGTAAATTTACTTGTTTCTAAAAACGACCTAGAACGAGTCAAACAATGTGAGGGGGGGCCTTGTGGATGGTTATTCTTCGATTCGAGCCGGAACAGGAGCCGCCGCTGGTGTTCAATGGCCGATTGCGGCAATCGTGCCAAAGCACGACGGTTTTACAAAAAAGAAAAGTGA
- a CDS encoding S1C family serine protease — protein MGYYDDHTSQPDDQKPTPKGKKRSGLYGFVGAVLGALIVVFSIPVLANNGVLPYEVTPKNVSSTDNDEAVSTGVDMEAVETLSLETTSEVIEAVDRVSDAVVGVVNMQQSSGLFGTEDSESEGTGSGVIYKVEGDYAFIVTNQHVINGASQGSSDIDVTLGDGSRVPAELVGEDLLTDLAVLTIDSEGIETVAEFGDSESLQSGEPAIAIGNPLTFEGTVTLGIISAVERSLPVDLTGNGQPDWNSEVLQTDAAINPGNSGGALLNIQGDVIGINSMKIAQSAVEGIGFAIPTAVAMPVIEDLEQYGEVQRPQMGIALRSLQEIPSFHWQDTLGLPEEVKGGVYVEAVEADTPAAEAGLEEGDVITALDDTDITDSHDLRSFLYKDVNIGDTITVTYYRDGEEQTVELTLDKQVF, from the coding sequence ATGGGATACTACGATGATCATACGTCACAACCAGACGATCAAAAACCTACTCCAAAAGGAAAGAAGCGTTCTGGACTCTATGGATTTGTCGGCGCAGTTTTAGGAGCATTGATTGTGGTGTTCTCCATCCCAGTACTTGCAAACAATGGGGTACTACCGTATGAAGTGACACCGAAAAATGTGTCATCTACTGATAATGATGAGGCTGTCTCTACTGGGGTGGATATGGAAGCAGTAGAAACATTAAGCTTAGAGACCACCTCGGAAGTGATAGAAGCGGTAGATCGCGTGTCTGATGCTGTCGTAGGCGTGGTCAATATGCAGCAATCTTCTGGTTTGTTTGGCACAGAAGATAGTGAGTCAGAAGGCACGGGATCAGGTGTCATTTATAAGGTCGAGGGTGACTATGCGTTTATCGTTACCAACCAACACGTTATTAACGGAGCAAGTCAGGGTTCAAGCGACATTGATGTGACACTAGGAGATGGTTCACGTGTACCAGCTGAGCTCGTCGGTGAAGATTTATTAACAGATTTAGCCGTCTTAACGATCGACTCTGAAGGCATCGAAACGGTTGCTGAGTTCGGTGATTCTGAAAGCCTTCAGTCAGGAGAACCTGCTATCGCTATCGGTAACCCTCTTACTTTTGAAGGAACCGTTACTCTCGGGATTATTAGTGCGGTAGAACGAAGCCTCCCAGTGGATTTAACGGGTAATGGACAACCTGATTGGAACTCGGAAGTGCTGCAAACGGATGCCGCTATTAATCCAGGGAACAGCGGCGGTGCCTTATTGAACATTCAAGGCGACGTGATCGGAATTAATTCAATGAAAATCGCCCAATCCGCAGTTGAAGGCATTGGCTTTGCGATACCAACAGCTGTGGCCATGCCAGTCATTGAAGACCTTGAACAATACGGTGAAGTTCAACGTCCACAGATGGGTATTGCCCTAAGGTCACTTCAAGAGATTCCAAGCTTCCATTGGCAAGACACGCTTGGCTTACCTGAAGAAGTTAAGGGTGGTGTGTACGTAGAAGCGGTTGAAGCTGATACACCTGCCGCTGAAGCTGGTCTTGAAGAAGGGGACGTCATTACAGCGCTCGATGACACAGACATTACCGATTCACATGACTTACGAAGCTTCTTATATAAAGATGTGAACATTGGTGACACGATCACGGTGACTTACTATCGTGACGGTGAAGAACAAACCGTTGAACTGACGTTAGATAAGCAAGTCTTTTAA
- a CDS encoding ABC transporter permease, with protein sequence MLKLICLEMKKHKMFGYIKAAFIANIIMILLACIIPIIERMEGEEYFINFEMMFMMINTMVRGTFIIFSGVLIAKLIIDEYKKKTMQLLFMYPQKRHKFILAKLLIVSLFTFLSVVLSNFIVSAAFYGINSIAHLITDQLTLEIILEQAITVLFSAVSLAGIGLIPLYFGMIKKSVSVTIVSAILLFSVIGSNFAGFSLFNVVAIPVTLSAIGFIIAYLSFRNIENVDVL encoded by the coding sequence ATGCTTAAATTAATCTGTTTAGAAATGAAAAAGCATAAAATGTTTGGATATATCAAAGCTGCGTTTATCGCAAATATAATTATGATTTTATTAGCGTGTATTATACCCATTATAGAAAGAATGGAAGGCGAAGAGTATTTTATAAATTTCGAAATGATGTTTATGATGATCAATACGATGGTAAGAGGAACATTTATTATTTTTTCTGGGGTACTCATTGCGAAGTTGATAATTGATGAATATAAGAAAAAAACGATGCAACTCTTGTTCATGTATCCCCAAAAGAGGCATAAGTTTATCCTTGCAAAGCTTCTCATCGTCTCACTCTTTACATTCTTGTCCGTTGTTTTATCTAACTTTATTGTTAGTGCTGCTTTTTACGGAATTAATTCAATTGCTCATTTAATCACAGATCAATTAACGTTGGAGATTATTTTGGAGCAAGCAATAACGGTATTGTTTAGTGCAGTATCTTTAGCAGGAATCGGTTTAATCCCACTATACTTCGGTATGATTAAAAAGTCTGTGTCGGTAACAATTGTATCAGCAATATTATTATTTAGTGTAATAGGATCCAACTTTGCAGGGTTTTCTTTATTTAATGTTGTAGCAATTCCAGTCACTCTTTCAGCCATTGGATTTATTATCGCCTATCTGTCTTTTAGGAACATAGAAAATGTAGATGTTCTTTAA
- a CDS encoding CxxH/CxxC protein: MEIYCCEEHVNEGLEESLSDEGLPPKFERISMEKSSLQKCFICHSEADYKITPMSS, from the coding sequence ATGGAGATTTACTGCTGTGAAGAGCACGTAAACGAAGGGTTAGAAGAATCCTTATCAGACGAGGGCTTACCGCCGAAATTTGAAAGGATTTCAATGGAAAAATCATCATTACAAAAATGCTTCATATGTCATAGTGAAGCGGACTATAAAATAACGCCTATGTCGTCATGA
- the rlmH gene encoding 23S rRNA (pseudouridine(1915)-N(3))-methyltransferase RlmH has product MNISIISVGKLKEKYLKQGISEYEKRLGAYANIQIIEVADEKAPDNMSDGDIRQVKNKEGERILAKIKQDTYVIALAIEGQSWSSEKLAKEMDKLATYGKSKIAFIIGGSVGLSDAVLQRADTHLSFSSMTFPHQLMRLILVEQIYRAFRINSGEPYHK; this is encoded by the coding sequence GTGAACATTTCAATCATATCTGTGGGTAAATTAAAAGAAAAATACTTAAAGCAAGGCATTAGCGAATACGAAAAACGACTAGGGGCCTATGCTAATATACAAATCATCGAGGTTGCCGATGAAAAGGCACCTGATAATATGAGTGACGGTGACATTCGCCAAGTGAAAAATAAAGAAGGCGAACGGATACTAGCCAAAATCAAACAAGATACATACGTCATTGCCCTTGCCATTGAAGGTCAATCATGGTCCTCGGAAAAACTGGCAAAAGAAATGGACAAGCTCGCAACATACGGCAAAAGTAAAATCGCCTTCATAATCGGCGGCTCCGTCGGTCTAAGCGACGCTGTGCTCCAACGCGCCGATACCCACCTTTCTTTCTCAAGCATGACCTTCCCACATCAGCTCATGCGCTTGATCCTCGTCGAGCAGATTTATCGTGCGTTTAGGATTAATAGTGGGGAACCGTACCATAAGTAA
- a CDS encoding response regulator transcription factor, whose amino-acid sequence MAHAVLLVEDDIEISEMVKTHMMKEGFKIIQAYDGESALQSFSNGAIDLIILDLMLPKANGMDFLQVVRKQSTIPVLIMSAKDSEADKAIGLGLGADDYITKPFSMVELTARVKAAIRRATNYSKSVEKDVKTIIHIGQLTIDLENYLVTKENKEIKLTSKEFQILKMFMCSPNRVFTKAQIYQSVWHEDYYGDENVINVHMRRLREKIEDDPSHPKYIKTIWGIGYKLGEF is encoded by the coding sequence ATGGCACATGCAGTATTGTTAGTTGAAGATGATATAGAGATTAGTGAGATGGTGAAAACTCATATGATGAAGGAAGGCTTCAAAATTATTCAAGCATATGATGGTGAATCTGCACTTCAATCTTTTTCAAATGGGGCAATTGATTTGATTATACTTGATTTAATGCTTCCGAAGGCCAATGGTATGGATTTCTTACAAGTAGTAAGAAAACAAAGCACTATTCCGGTCTTAATCATGTCGGCAAAAGATAGTGAGGCAGATAAAGCGATAGGTCTTGGGTTAGGAGCGGATGATTATATTACGAAGCCGTTCTCTATGGTTGAATTGACAGCTAGAGTAAAGGCGGCTATTCGCCGAGCTACAAATTACTCAAAATCTGTTGAGAAAGATGTAAAAACAATTATTCATATCGGTCAACTAACTATTGACCTAGAAAACTATTTAGTTACAAAAGAAAATAAGGAAATCAAGCTAACCTCGAAGGAGTTTCAAATTCTAAAGATGTTTATGTGTTCACCAAATCGTGTGTTTACAAAGGCGCAAATTTATCAATCTGTTTGGCATGAAGACTATTATGGGGATGAGAATGTAATTAATGTACACATGAGACGGCTAAGAGAAAAGATTGAAGATGATCCTTCTCATCCAAAGTACATTAAAACAATATGGGGTATTGGCTATAAGCTTGGAGAATTTTAA
- a CDS encoding SunI/YnzG family protein has translation MDVKVSKNDTNLTIKWQLSKIDIPLSEITDVLNDDTYGGEDKKAIRIGFPYGHTDRIVIKTTSESYIVFTSIGGLKEKILSFID, from the coding sequence ATGGATGTTAAGGTATCAAAAAATGACACAAACCTAACTATTAAGTGGCAATTAAGTAAAATTGACATACCATTATCTGAAATCACGGATGTGTTGAATGACGATACATATGGTGGTGAAGATAAAAAGGCAATAAGAATTGGTTTTCCTTATGGACACACGGATAGGATTGTTATTAAAACAACCTCAGAAAGTTATATTGTTTTTACTAGTATTGGAGGCTTGAAAGAAAAGATATTATCTTTTATCGATTAA
- a CDS encoding MBL fold metallo-hydrolase, which produces MTLRFSVLASGSTGNAIYVETDKQRLLIDAGLSGKKIEQCFSQINLCPSKLDGILVSHEHSDHIKGVGILARRYNLPIYANEKTWEAMLPSIGTIPLEQKYHFATGTAKTFGDLDVESFGVSHDAADPMFFSFYYEGRQLTILTDTGYVSDQMIGMSKGANSLIFESNHDMDMLRMGKYPWNIKRRILGDEGHVSNVDAGIALTDIIKDSKADIYLAHLSLDNNMKELARMTVQQTLEESDIEVGRQVKLFDTDPYVPTALKVV; this is translated from the coding sequence ATGACGCTAAGATTTAGTGTACTTGCCAGCGGTAGTACTGGTAATGCGATCTACGTTGAAACAGACAAGCAGCGGTTGCTCATCGATGCAGGTCTGAGCGGGAAAAAAATTGAACAGTGTTTTAGCCAAATTAATCTTTGTCCTTCAAAGCTTGATGGTATTCTTGTTAGCCATGAGCATAGTGATCATATTAAAGGTGTTGGCATATTAGCTAGAAGATACAATTTGCCGATTTACGCTAATGAGAAAACGTGGGAAGCGATGCTCCCTTCAATAGGCACTATCCCCCTCGAGCAAAAGTATCATTTTGCCACAGGGACAGCGAAAACGTTCGGTGATTTAGATGTGGAATCGTTTGGAGTCTCACATGATGCAGCCGATCCGATGTTTTTTTCTTTTTACTATGAAGGCCGTCAGTTAACAATCTTAACGGATACGGGCTATGTAAGTGATCAGATGATCGGTATGTCTAAGGGAGCTAACAGCTTGATTTTTGAATCAAATCATGACATGGATATGCTACGAATGGGAAAATATCCGTGGAACATAAAACGGCGTATTTTAGGTGACGAAGGCCACGTCTCTAACGTTGATGCTGGTATTGCCCTTACAGATATTATTAAAGACTCGAAAGCGGATATTTATTTGGCACACTTGAGCCTTGATAATAATATGAAAGAGTTGGCCAGGATGACCGTCCAGCAGACGCTTGAAGAAAGTGACATCGAGGTTGGTCGGCAAGTGAAGTTGTTTGATACAGACCCTTATGTTCCTACCGCTTTAAAGGTTGTATAA
- a CDS encoding MFS transporter, producing the protein MTIAGLIATLIVTITFSQIPNLYVLTALAFLIGFTMTFVFIPFFTSAQEDTDPRIMGRVMSIVFLAMNGFDPLAYASVTLLVSRGFDIQLVILSFSIGGFIIAITILWRGETFRDYKSNY; encoded by the coding sequence ATGACGATTGCAGGCTTAATTGCAACATTAATCGTAACTATCACTTTTAGTCAAATTCCTAATTTGTATGTTTTAACAGCGTTAGCGTTCTTAATTGGATTTACCATGACATTTGTATTCATCCCATTTTTCACTTCAGCACAAGAAGATACGGATCCCAGGATTATGGGGAGGGTCATGAGTATTGTCTTTTTAGCCATGAACGGGTTTGATCCACTTGCCTATGCAAGTGTAACTTTACTCGTTTCTAGAGGATTTGATATTCAATTAGTCATTCTGTCTTTTTCTATTGGTGGATTTATTATCGCTATCACCATTTTATGGAGAGGAGAGACGTTTAGAGATTACAAGTCTAACTATTAA
- a CDS encoding winged helix-turn-helix transcriptional regulator has translation MSDTLREEIKEKIINGNYNCEKELTLSIISGKWKVVILWHLGVEGPHRFTELQRLFPKISHKILTNQLKELVEDGIVHREVYPEVPPRVEYSMTGLGMTLLPIVEMMYDWGKKRIEEIKREIEKVN, from the coding sequence ATGTCGGATACACTAAGAGAGGAAATTAAGGAGAAGATAATAAATGGAAATTACAACTGTGAAAAAGAACTTACTTTATCGATTATTAGTGGGAAGTGGAAAGTTGTAATTCTATGGCATTTAGGTGTTGAAGGACCGCACCGCTTTACTGAATTGCAAAGATTATTTCCAAAAATATCCCATAAAATATTGACGAATCAATTAAAAGAATTAGTGGAAGATGGCATTGTGCATCGGGAGGTTTACCCAGAGGTCCCGCCTAGAGTGGAATATTCAATGACTGGGTTGGGAATGACATTACTTCCAATTGTGGAAATGATGTATGATTGGGGAAAAAAACGAATAGAAGAAATCAAAAGAGAAATAGAGAAAGTGAATTAA